TCAGGTTTTGTTCCTCCTAATTCTGCAGAGCAGCCTCCGATGACTGGCTtgatgtatgtatttacaatgaccatAAAGTGtgttattattcttattattattatttaattttttactttagcaatttttgcaaaatatcataattggagttaaagtgttttttttctcCCACTTTCGCAGAGAAGCCCCCGCTGACTGGCTCGAGTGCCAACGACTTACTTTACAGTTCCCAACAGGATTCTCAGCCCAAACCCTGGGCACCAGAATCTGTTCCCATCTGCATTATTCCCCAAGGTAATCTCTGTTTTAGTATTAAACACGTTACTCAGCGTGGTCAgctgggacacgctagaggcaggaaacatgttccccatgtcgggggagtccagaaccaggggccacacagtttaagaataaggggaaggccatttagaacggagacgaggaaacactttttgaatgaaaactttattgtcattcagatatacacctagacacagtgcaccttgaacgaaagtttgttgcattttactctccaaaatcaagtaatagttaaaagttctaggtgcgtccataaaaatgcctcgtgcgcatggttctgtaaaataaatatatataaaaagtttttaaaaagtgtcgatatttaaaaagttctagcctcggtttttttgattgttcagtaatcttatggcctgggggatgaagctgttgcagaacctggttgtcccgctcttcatgctgcggtacctcctcccagagttaagcagtataaacaatccaaattgtgggtgtgtgggggctctggtaatgcccttagctctaatcagacagcacttgtaccccatgtccatgatggaaggaagagaagtcccaatgattttttccgctgtcctcaccactctctgaaggcacttccagtccgcagctgtacagctgccgcaccacgtagagatgcagctggtcatgaccgactcaattgtgcttctttttcacgcagagagttgtgagtctgtggaattctctgcctcagaggttctctggatgctttcaagagagagctagatagggctcttaatgatagcgtagtcaagggatatggggagaagtcaggaacggggtactgattggggatgatcaaccgcgggagagttaagggcctgtcctacatggtgattttttttcagcgactgccggcatcattgactgaagtATCAGGTCACCGCAAaatacgcggcgtgatgacgtattggcgcgcggcgtttttcaagtgtcgcaacttttttttttcgccGCCGAGGTTTGAAACGttgaaaatcttttggcgacactgatatgacgctggcagtcgccgaaaaaatcaccaagtgtgaCAGGGCCCTTCAGGAGGGAAGATCGTGAGGAATGTGGGCGAGCCGCTATGGTGGATTTTTACATTCACTtggatgtagttgtgtgtcttgtttttctgGTGTGGCTTGTACGGGAAGTCAAATCTAGGCGGCGTTTTAAGGATGAATGTCTGAAGAGTAAatgtttatttctttattttccagATGACGATCAGGAGTGGAGCACAGCAGAATCGGAACAAAGGACCTACGATTCTCAAACTGACCATATCTTTCTCCTTCAGACCTCCACACAGCAAGGATTGCTGGAGCCCCCCAGCGATGAGCGGATGGTATTATTCTCAGCAAAGTATTCCATTGAGTTGAGGGCCTGGCCCACTGACGTGACATAATTTGTGAGTTTCGAAGAGTTATCAAactggcagcatggtcgacacgaggtccaaggaggtcactgtaactctccttcgtgctcgagagaagttcccaccTACTCGGGGCCTCAGTTTTGTCGAggagcatgctgaaaaatgcttGCGAGCAAAAATGGGTCGGCAcgggaaaaaaatcgatattttttttacgcgtaggtttagtcgaagtaggtcgtagtgggtcggcatgttagtcgtacgtaatcgagggtagttgtagatagtcttcatcatagtcgaaaggagatcgaaggaggtcggcttcattctccactattcggtgtccaattttccccgaAGCTGGTCGAAGCTAGGCTTCCACATAGGCCAAGGAGGTCGTAGGACTTTGTTCAACTTCAGCGATACAACACGACCATGACAATTGTTCAAATTCTCCTCAACTCTtccaaactcgcaaattaggtcgccgcagtgggacaggccctttagtttgtttagtttgttgtcacatgtatcaaggtacagggaaaagcttttgttgcgtgctatctggaccacgcctggagtatcgtgtgcagttttggtcccctaatttgaggaaggagattcttgctattgagggagtgcatcgtaggtttacaaggttaattcccgggatggcgggaccgtcatatgttgagagaatggagcggctgggcttgtacactggagtttggatggatgaaaggggatcttattgaaacatataagattattaaggttttgacacgctagaggcaagaaacatgtccccgatgttgggggagtccagaaccaggagccacagtttaagaataaggggtaagccatttagaacggagacgaggaaacattttttcacacagagagtgatgagtctgtggaattctctgcctcagagggcggtggaggccggttctctggatactttcaagagagagatagatagggctcttaaagatagtggagtcaggggatatggggagaaggcaggaacggggtactgattgtggatgatcagccatgatcacattgaatggcggtgctggcacgaagggctgaatggcctcctcctgtacctattgtctattgtctatccagtcagcggaaagtcaatacacgattacaatcgagccatccacagtgttacagatacatggtaagggaatcacATCATGCGCTCTAGAGGAATTGTAGGTATTCCAAATGCAACCACACTGCACAGTTATCTACTGATGCTGCACTAAGCTTGGGTCTAGAAATGAACAGCAAGGTAGATTTTCACAGAgacacatgaggaactgcagatgctggtttacaaaaaatgacacaaagtgctggagtaactcactggatcAGCCATCTCTCTTGAACATGGGTCGATGGcggttcaggttgggaccttttgtCAGACCCTGCCACACATAGAGTTTAAGATTCAGCCCATTTCAGTGGCAAATTCTGATTCATACAATCTATTTGGCagcggtttgggaacggctccatccaagaccgcaaaaaacgcagcgaattgtggacgcagcccagaccatcacacaaaccagcctcccttccattggctccatctacacctcacgctgcctcggcaaggccagcagcatcatcaaggaccagtctcaccctggtcactccctcttctcccctctcccatcaggcaagaggtacagaagtgtgaaaacaaacgcacacctccagatccagggacagtttcttcccggctgttatcaggcaactgaaccatcctatcacaaccagagagcggtcctgaactactatctacctcattggtgaccctcggactatccttgatcggactttgctggctttaccttgcactaaaggctattcccttatgtatctgtacactgtaaacggctcgattgtaatcatgtattgtatttctgctgactggatagcacgcaacaaaagcttttcactgtacctcagtacacgtgacaataaactgaactgacacTAAATGTCATGTGTCCTTTGCCTAGGATAAGGAACTCTCCGTGTCGGAAAATAGTCTGTTCTTCAAAGATGGCAGGAAGAGGATTGACTATATCTTGGTCTACAAAAGAACGGACATGCACGTTGAGAAAAGGGGCACCTTTGAAAAGAACCTGCGGGCAGAAGGATTGCAGCTGGAAAGGGAGGTGCGAACATAACAAACAGCTTCATTGATAATCGTTTTATTGCCTCGAGTCTTTGatgatagtttagttcagagatacaatgtggaaagaggccctccgGACACAGAGGGAgaggtaaatcagccatgattgaatggcggagtagacttgatgggccaaatggcctaattctgctctaagaACTTATCGATTCATGAAAAATGATTGCTATGGAAAGCTAACAATTTGacgtattttttaaaaaaatatatccaaTTTGGACTTAATTCCCATTATATATCCTTAAACcttaaatggcctaaatctaattCTAGAATTTATGAGCTTATGaaagcatagacagcacccaaggtcaggatcgaacccaggtctctggcgctgtgcggccaCAGTTCTATAGGACGACAcggtggcacatcggtagagttgctgcctcacagcgccaggttcgatccccactacgggtgctgcctgtatggagtttgcacgttctccccgtgacctgcgcggttttctcccagatcttcggtttcctcccacactccaaagacgtacaggcttgtaggctaattggctaggtgtaaatgtaaaatgaattatccatagtgtgtgtcgggcagtgttagtgtgcagggatcgctggtcggtgcagactcggtgggccgaagggcctgtttccgcattatatCTCTGCTAAACTCTGCCAGCTTTGTGAATATTTGGTTTGTGAATATTAAAAAGTATTTTGTTCGAACATTCAAAAACAATTTAGATTTGTGCTGTGGTAACAATGAATCATTAGCTGTGCTGCCTGAAGGAAGTAATCTTTGGGAAGAATTGATAATGAGGTGATAGCCTAATGCGATTTAAATGTGGAATTATATAAGTTTTGTTGCCTTCGAGATAAAGCAATAACTTTATTAAATATTAAGCTTTTAGCCTTTGATGTTAATTCAATTATATCATTAATGttcattcatattgaatggcggtgctggctcgaagggccgagtggcctactcctgcacctattgtctatgtttcatatAACCTGGTTATAAATCAGAGCTGAAATTATGTGGACAGtgatttggaaacatagaaacatagcaaataggtgcaggagtaggccattcggcccttcgagccagcaccgccattcaatatcatggctgatcatccagaatcagttcccttcctgctttctccccacgtcccttgattccattagcccaaagagctaaatctaaccctctcttgaatacatccagtgaatcggcctccactgccgtctgtggcagagaattccacggattcacaactcttctgggtgaaaacgtttttcctcatcccagtcctatatggccgaccccttattcttaaactgtgtgacccctggctctggactccctccaacatggggaacatttttcctgcctctagcttgtccaatcccttatgaattttatatttttcgaTAAGATTGTGTTTTGAACCAACTTACcaccacacctccagactcagggacagtttcttcccagctgttatcaggcaactgaaccatcctcccacaaccagagagcagtgctgaactactatctacctcattggtgacccacaggactatccttgatcggactttgcaggctttgccttacactaaacgttattccttgatcatgtatttatacactgtaaatgtatccatttttacagatacagcatggaaccaggcccttcgacccaccaatcacccattctcataagttctatgttgtcccattttcccatccatttagcttagagacacaggaagggaaactggcccttcggcccactgagcccatgctaaccatcgatcacctgttcacactagttctatgctatcccattttctcacccactccccacacaccaagGGCAtcttaccgaagccatttaacctgtaacatctttgggatgtgggaggaaaccggagcacccggtgtaaCGGCTCGATTGGAACCATCTTTCCGCgggctggatagcacgtaacaaaaagctcCTCACtgctcctcggtacacgtggcaatgaacTAAACGAGACTATGTCTTCATTTCTCTCCAACTGCAGCAATCCATCACAAACGCTGACGTGATGTTTGTGAAACTCCACGCACCTTGGGAAACTATTTGTAAATATGCGGAGGTCATGAACATTCGAATGCCATTCAGGTTTGTACATGTCTTGCTTTGTTGAGTTCAATTGGTAAACCGCTCACCTTAACACTGAGGTCGTCACtgaatttttttgggggggaatcACTGCTAAAGATCGGTGTGGGATTGTGGCCACGTTTATAATAGAAGCTTTAAACAAGCCCTGAAGACAAGGATAGTTTTGATTTCCCTCGGGTGGCCAGTGAATTCCATGATAGTCAAGCTATCATCAACTCCCTCAAATGAAAAGTCGGAGAACATCCCTTTatgtcgtgtaggaaggaactacagatgctggtttcaaccgaagatacacaaaacactggagtaactctgtgggacaggcagcgtctcgggcgagaaggaacgggtgacgtttctgggtcgacACCCGAACCTTCAGGCGctcctgtctgaaaaagggtctcgacccgaaacgtcacccattccttctctccagagatgctgcctgtcccacagagttactccagcggtttgtgCCTGTCCTTTTATTTCGGACAGTTTGTGAAAATTACCACAGCGAAAATGCAACCAGTTTTGCAACATTTTAATATAGAATTGCAACACATGTAAGCCCAGCccagccctccctgtattgttcaccatgTCTccccagggagagagggggatggaaccggggttgtgtgtgtgaagcatggcgactggaggggtgggagcgctgccccgggaccatgag
This genomic stretch from Leucoraja erinacea ecotype New England unplaced genomic scaffold, Leri_hhj_1 Leri_222S, whole genome shotgun sequence harbors:
- the LOC129716372 gene encoding anoctamin-3-like encodes the protein MVHHSRSIQSFKQQKGMNTSVSGVVTEQPLKPSRRSLPCLAQSKTLPNHLSNHSLQQGSHLKDTLSAGPCTTDIPVQSEKPPLTGSSANDLLYSSQQDSQPKPWAPESVPICIIPQDDDQEWSTAESEQRTYDSQTDHIFLLQTSTQQGLLEPPSDERMDKELSVSENSLFFKDGRKRIDYILVYKRTDMHVEKRGTFEKNLRAEGLQLEREVRT